The Gossypium hirsutum isolate 1008001.06 chromosome D07, Gossypium_hirsutum_v2.1, whole genome shotgun sequence genome includes the window TATAAGCTATATATACTAGGCTTGTTATCTCAGCTTTAATCCACAATAAACAGATAAAGCTTCATGATGATATTCCATAGGTCATTTGTTTTCAATCAGCCTTTCATAGCTAGGCTTAAAATAAGAAGGGAAAATTCATCCACAAGGATTCAAATCATGCTTAAACTATATATATGATGCAAGACTAAAAGTATTAAAAGAAACctacaattttattcaatttctaacATCTTGAAAGACAAAAAACAACTGCAATAAGGGTTCTTTCTTGTCCCTTTTGTATTTATTACATCTTCAGTTTATCAATGGCTCCTTGGATTAGCTTAATTTTGGCTATGGTCCTCTCTTCTTGGGTGCTTACCTTTGCAGGTTGCAGAGCAAGAACATTTCTCAGCCCTCTCTTCTTGGATGGATGACGCCTCATCATTTTCTGAAGCAACACCCTGCGAAAATGGCATCAAACTGTTACTTAAAAAAGCTggggaaaaaaaaacaaacaacagAGTATgcaaaaattaagaaaacataCTGAAGTTGTAGCCAAAACATAGCTTGGATGATTGAAAGCACACTTGGAACCAAACTTGCATCTTCCCGTTTTCAGAAAGTActgaaaacttgaaaaaaatagTAAATCATAATGAAAATAATGGAAAGAGGAAAATAGTTTGACATTTGGATCAATGCTTACAGCACAATCAGGTTTTGCTTGCTTAAAATAATCACTTAATGGAATCTGTAAACCAGATTGCTTGGGAGGGAAAATTTCCTGCGGTTAGGAGATATATTTCTATAATAAGTTAATTTTCCGTTCAGTTGTTTGCTCAAACAGCTAGCATAGtgtactatatatacatatatatatacctgctCTATTTCGGCGATGAGATCAAGATGAAACTGTTGCATAGCCTTAATAGCATCTTGTTGAGTGCTGTCCATTAATTGCAAGGAAATGCTAATGCACAAGTTCATATCTGGCACTATTGTAAATCCAGAAGGATACAAGAGCAGCTCAGACCATTCTTTTTTGCTTAGATTCTTATCAAAATCGGATTCTTTGATCGGAGATGATATAACAAAGGAGTGAAATCCATCAGTTGAAGCTTCTTGCAACACATACCCTTCGAATGGCTACATCAGAAGCAGAAGCTACATTAGCTTCATATATCTTCTCTCTGCAACTCTTTGTAAtaaaaaaactagaaaaaaaataaaataaaatacccaCATCCTTATTTAGAGTAATGCAGTAAGTGTCACCATCTGGGGAAGCAACTCTAATTACTTCATCAGTCCATTGTGTGATTCGGGTGTGGCACCACTGCATTAGAAAAAAAAGTCCTACATGTGGCCTCAATATCACTTAGGCAAAAAATATCATGTATGTATGCAGAAGGTACATACATCTATGTACAAGTTCTTTTCCCTGAGGTAACTGAAAACTGGCCGAGACGTTTTACTTTCGACATTAAATTTGACAACTGCAACAAAAATGCATGATCCTGCATATGGTCCTTGAGAGTTCAACTTATGTTTCAACCAGATTTCTTTGTTTTCTTGACGATGACCACTCCATCCGTCCCTGTCCGCAGATGCAACTATGCTATCCACATACTTGATTCTAATGTTTTTGGCCATTTCCTTAAAAACTCCCAGTAATTCACCTCTTGATCCTGTTTTACACAAGAAGCAAGTAAAAAATAGTTCCATTTTACCTTAAAGAAGTTAAGTCATAGCTAGAATAGCAGAAAATACAACCTTCATTTTCTGTTCCAAGTTCAAAACTTAAGAAATCTGAGGACATCCTCCTGTAATCATTTTTCAGAACACTGATCCAGCAATATGCTTTGAAAGGCCAATCGGAGTCGATCGGAAATTCCATAGTTTCGATCCATATGACCTTGGATTTACTATCATCATACTTTGCAATGATCACCCCTGATGGTTTTCTCCTGCATGCATTTTCAACCTTGGGTTTACTAGCAACAGACGTTCCAATGGTCATCCTCGATAGCCTTTCGCTGCACTCGTCAAAGTCTAAATCGACTACTGCCCACATATCGTGTCTAATCTCTTTTACGAATCTAAGGAAGGTTAATTTTTCTATTGTACTAAAAGGTACAACAGATATTGGCTTCAAAAACTCTGCAGTCACCTGCCATTCAATTATACCCTTTGAACTTTGAAGGCTTTTTTTTATATCATCTCAAGTGAGGATAATATCAGAAGCTTACCCTTTGTATATCCAGTATTTCAAGAGAAGTTCCACTCGGTTTCTCACCCTTTCCACTGTAAACAATGTGGGAAAACCTTGAAGCCCATGTCTTCTGCAGTAATGTTTGGAATATTTTCAGTATACATACGTACATTAGCTTCTATAGTAATCAAAGGGCTGAATATGAACCTACCACATCTGTCATCATGGAAACTAAGTCTCTTGGAGGAAGCGGAAGAATCGCACTGTCAATGGAGAGATCGACGCTCATTGTAGTAGCATTTGGCATTAAGAAAAATTTCGGCAGTATCCTCTCGGAATGTAGGCCATGTTCTTTGAACCATGGGTCTTTTTCAGCAGCAATATTCAAGATTAACTGAAGAGCATCATTGCAGAAGTACCCTGACAAGGGATGAGAAGGCTGCAACACAAGGACACAAGCTTCATTACATTCCATACAAGTTCAATTGGGTAAAATTCTATCAACAAAAGTACTGGTGACAATTCATATTCAACATCATGAGTTACTGCAAATCTCTTACAGGAGAACCAGGTGTTTCATCTGGCTGGGTAGAATCAAGTTTCTCATCAGGCAAGGCATTGTCCTGTAGTAAGGAGCTGATTATCAGGATTCAACTTAGTAATTTGAAGTTCCTAAAGTGATTTGTTTCGGTATCATACAAGTCCACTTTGATCCGTCGTTAATGTCAATCCATTAGACATATGTTTGATCATGCAATACGAAACTCTTTTATTGCTTCTACAAAAGGTCATTTTTCAAGATAAATTATGAATCACTTGTAACTTGATTAGACAAGTAAAGGTCATGGGAAGTGGGAAACTTTAATACCGGTTTATCACCATCCATTTTAGATCTTCAACACCTTGGTCCCCAAACCTGTAGGACATAATGCATCAACATTAAAAgtaaaactttcaaacttataGTTACCAAGTTTCTCATTTACATGCCAAACCCACtggaaagaaaattaaagaaagaaagagaggaaAACAACCTGAAAAAGATTAGCCGTCCAAGGATGAAAATATACTGATTGGGACTACAAGAAAAAAAGCAAAGACTTGACCTGAAAGAAATTCCTATTTCTTGGAAAACTATGTAACATACAGAATTTTTttcaagaaattgaaaagaaaaaaaaatgggtttTCAATGATTGATGACAAGtgagaactttaaaaaaaaagaaaaaaaaaggtcccTTCAAGCTTTTATCATGTGAGTGATGCTTCAAAACCAAATCCACTCTTTGACTTTCTTTAATGAAGAATGTGATAAAGAAAACAAGAGAAACAGAAAGAAAAGATGGATTAATAGAGATTACAGAGAAGTAAGAAAAAGAGAGTCAAAAAGTAGATTGTTGAGAAAATGAGAAAATATATAGCTTGGAAACTAGAACAAAGTCTTAAATCTTTCTTCAATGGAGATAACCAGAAAGAGACAGAGAAGGGAGAAAAAGAGGGATTTTTTTTATAGAGGAACAAAGAATCATTTCTGTTTACCATTACATTCCCGCCTATACTTAAAAAAGGTCCCCAAGGGTGAAGGCAGTTATATAAATGGACACCCTTTGAGGTTTTGACTCACATTCCTTTATGCACTTTAGTTTAGTCAGTGCTTATTCATTAGTTCATGGTCCCCAATGGGGTGCTCGCATTGTTCTTTGTTCATGGCCAGTGCTTAGCTGCATATTCATCAGTTCATTCAGCTGGCTCCTGCATGTTTAtcagttcttaaaaaaaaaaaaaaaaacttccttGATGGTAATCTTCAATTTACAGTTATCATGGAGTATGATTATGACAAACTCAGATGGGAACCAAAGTAGTTGCCACCAACACGATTAATCCTTAGAGTCTATTAGTTTCGAGGTATTTTGACCATTGTTATTGGCATGCCGATAACAACGCCTGTCCCTTGATTACACCTTTGGTTGGTAGCAGCTCACATGACTGTGGTTGTATCATGATCTtaaataaatgttataaataCCATATCGACTTTGTATGTACTAGTATTGGTTTTAAGATATAAGTTTCTGTTTGTTCCAAATGAAAatgacttttaaaaaattatttccgaaaatgacttacttttttggaaaataaatattttttagtgtttgaaagaatctatgtaaaatattttctgttatttgAATACATTacatgactaaattgaaaattgtacaaaaattaaagtatgaaacaatttatgtgaataaggaaattatgatAAAAGCTTAACGAATGTGTTATGAGATgataaaatatacataaagtattgtaaaaatgaaattgtgaaaacatttgaaaattttatgatgacaaggactaaattgttaaacttgagaaaatatgttgatgaaataataaaagtgtaataagatattgagataaattatgtgGTTGAAgtgaaacaagaaagaaaattaatttaatatgattaattagtggatattgaacttttatgataaaaaaattaaattaaaaaattatgaaaatttattaaaaaaatatttgataagtaaAGAATGTGGTAGAGAATGTAACATTTTAGTGTTTTGATCCGATGTTCGAGTCAGGTATGAGAATGTTACAATGTACATACCCTTAGCAGTTTTAAAAATGTCTTATGGAACAATATTTGATAAAACATTTTACGGGAATAAAGAGATAATTTAACATTGACTGAAAAATCTTTTACGTTGACCATCTTATTTTACATGACAAAAACATTGGAGAAGACTGAAAATATTTTCAGTAAgcctaagggtgagtttggatgggcgttgtatttacttgcggttagtgtaaaaacagcgatgacggtgagattagatattgtagcaATACTATAACgtaagacaaaaagtaagctaaacacaCCGCACCGCACCTaatcgtccatccaaactcaccttaAATGTTGAATCCACCTATAATAGTGAAAAACCTTGTTTAATAGACGAAAGTGGATAATAAGGGTAGTGGCCCTGTATACTTTTATATAAGCGCTTAGCGTGAAACTAGATCGAACATGGCTCAATccgtttcattattattttttccctCCTAAACAGAGTGGTTCAAAGATGAAAAAATCAGTTGTCTGCAGCATTTATCAGATGAATTTAACTAGGATGCAGAATGCAAGGAATCACTTCCACACATGCATAAAAATAtattcaacaataataataatagaaattctATTTTGCATGTTGAATGTTCACAACAAAATGTGGTTGATGTATAAATATTAGTAGTAAATGACACAAATGACTTTCATAATGAATCCAATACAGAAGTTTGTCCAGTGTTGTTATTCAACAAGATTCTCTAAGAAgaaaaaatcaagaagatgaggGTGAGATATTGAGATCAGCCTTGAGGAAATAGAGCTGCCGTTGCAAATGCAGAACCTGTCAAGCAGACATCCTGAGATAAACTTTTTACTtctaatgaaaaaatatatattacgaCTGAATAACAAGTATCAAACAGGAAAAACcatgaaagattattgaattcTTAGCCAAAAGCCTATGGACTATTTGTTAGGATATGTGAAAAGCTTTAAGTGGCTACAGTAATTGTCTAAAATGGGGATGATATCCAGAAGAGAACGGAAACTGGTGTCTAAGAAAAACTCATAAAGTCAATTCCTAAAAGGAAATACGAAGAATTTGAtacaaaaaacaaagaaaaaaaaatataataaaccaGACATTACCTCTTCTTGGAGCAAAGTTGGGAGACAGTCTGCAGATGTAAGGCCTTTCATCTCTGCCTGTAGCTTCTCCTCTTTAAGGCCCAACCAGGTATATTGAGGCAGTGCAAAAATAAGTACTGTCAGACCGTCCCCTATTGATGGAGGTATACCAGAACAACTATTTTGGTCAAAATCACATAAACAACTGGGCTTTGTTTCAGATGACGGAATCAGCATATCAACCATTTGTTCAGTGCCATCAGTAGTTACAGTACCAGAAACCACTGTGACAGGCTCCTTACACACAGAGTTTAGAAGTTTTATATCTTTACCGCACCCGTTTAACAACCTAATTTTCCCAGTTAGAAGTCCAGCTCCTTGACAACAAACATTTGCCGCACTGTCAGCCAAGCTATCTGTGTAACCCAAAGGTGCCTCACTTTCGCACAATGAACGCTCAAATCCCAAATATCCCGTCAcatttttgaatagttcagtctCTCGTATTTGTTTCAATACTTCTTCCTGAAATTTCAAATTATTCTTTCCATTACTTTCTCTTCCAAGCCATGGAAAGAAATCAGAAAAAGAAATATTTGAACAAATGAAGCTGCAAATTGAAATTCACTCTTTGAAAGGAGGAATTAACGACAAAGATAAATGGTAGTTGACTGAAAGATAAACAAATATGCCCATCATACCTTGAGTGCAACCCTTCCTTTCTCCTCTTCACTTAAAATGGTACTGCCATCATCCTGTCTCCGAACCTCTGCAATCCACTTGATGAAATCCCTCAAACTGGAAGGTGCTGATCTAAATACCACACATAATACATCATTAACATCTTTTAGATTCTTGGAAGTGAGCAAAAGGGGAAGATCTTCTGTTAAGTACTTAGCGACTACATTCCAATTCTCATGTTTACAGCTCTGCATTTGATACACAATAGTAGTACCAGTTATCACCTCTTTGAACAATAAAGCTCTGGCAAACATAAAGAacatatagaaaaaataaatccAGATTTGAGAAACACTTAGAGATGGAAAGGAGCTCTACTATCAACATCAATAATGAAATACTTTATCATAATACAATAAGTAAATCTTAATTTCAATATTCCCATATTCagtttgaagattttaaattCCCCTGCATCTCCCAGGTTCAAATTGCATGAAAAATAAAGAGCATAATCAAAATTCCAATGCCACTTTTAAGTTTCAATAATGAATCAGATTTTGCGATTTGATACTATACTCATTCAACAGTCATTATATAGTAAATTGACACTTGAGAAGGAAAAAGGAAACTAGTAAAACGATTTATATCAAGACATAAAGAAAGTGTTACATGGGACTGATCTGCCAAAGATAAATTCAAGTACCATAGTGTAAAGAACAGATGTTGCTTTCTGAAGCTTAGACATAACCATGAACCTGAGAAAAGCAAGCATGAATTGCCATTAGGACACAACCAGGTAGTTGCCACTAATAACAAGCTGGCAGGTTGCATAATTTACTATAATACAATCAACCAATAAAAGgtatattttaaaatcaagttaGAAGCTACAAACGAAATGCGAATTGAAGCTGAGCATACTTGCAGAGAAAACAAAAAACAATTAAAGTAACAAGTAACAACCATTAATAAGAGCCTAAATATATGAAGAGGAGAAATCAGATTACCCCCTACAATGTCCAGTTGCTTTATCAATAGTATTCATGGCATCCCAAAGAAGCGAAAGAGGAACCCAATGAGGAGGGTATTTGAATCTAGCAACATCCAAAATCAGAACCATGTCCTTTCCAGCATGGTAACCCCCTATCGGAGAAAAATGGCCCGATCCTGTCTGCAACCAATCACATTTTCAAATTGGCAAGCACAAAAATAGAAAggttttcaagaaaaaaataaagggtCAATTAGTAGTTGTATATACATGTTGAAATTCGAGTCAATGAAATGATTACCTGCTTGAAAACCGCTCTATTGTAGGAGACAATCAAATGGCAATCCTCTGATGAAGTACAAGAGACCACGCGTTCCCGGAAATCTTCAATGCTAGATTGATCGGTCCTGAAAGGTTCAACTTGAGCACCATTGCAAACAGCCAAACAAGCAACTTTCCCAAAAGTGATGCCTTGACTTTTGATTTTCTCCAGTGGCTCGCAACAATCTAACATTGAATCATCAAACCATCTCCAAGgtcctaatttaaaaaaataatattaattaattcagTTGGATAGTTCGAAATTTAAGTAAATTATGAAAAAGGGGGGAAGAAAAGTACCTTTCCAGGTTCTACCAGGATCGATAGCGAGGGCGTTTAAGACCATGGCGAGAGTGGCGAGTCCGCAATACGCAGGCTCCGATTGCGTTTGGTAGTATGATATTAGTTTGAAAAACCCTTCCGCCGTTCCTCCCGCTAAAGCTTCCGTGAACAATTGCtggtaaaaagaaaattaaaaatatttgaaaagatTAGAGAATGAGAAAGagataaattagggtttatgttcaTTGGTTTCCAGCTACCTTGCCTTCGGGAGAAGAAAACTCGATGGCAGGAGGAGAGGGAAGAACTCTTCTGTAAAGACCCGCCACCGccattttctgttttttttcttttttttctttttggtcgtTTTAAGTTCTGACTGTCACCGTAGCGTTATGACACGGCGGAGGTAGATATAAAGAAACGATCCCAATTGCCAGCCCACCACATTTCTGTAATCCGCGTATGGTGAACGCAAAACTCAGACTTGAGTCAACTCTCCGAGTCCACTTTCTTTTTCAGAAATTCCACTTTTCTTTTTGGGTAAAttccaaaatagtcacttttgtttacctcatgttgcaatttagtcacttatgtttgaaatgttacgttctagtcacttacattatcgtgttgtaacattttagtaaCTGAGCTGCTACTTACTGTTAACGGTGTAATTGTAAGCTGATgtagcacgttaaatcatcatttcaaatgaaaattttaggttaaattatataattggtccctatattttttcgttttgagcaatttatttttttatgttcttttaacttcttcttttttcattctcttctgcttctctatttcttttaaggTAGTTTTTTATGTtgtccatttgttaaaactagtaaACATAATCTTTACCCACCAAATAAACCAAGTCCTTGTTTCTTTTACATTACTCCTAAATTGAATTTCACTCGAAAACGAATAGCAATTATTCTTAATCAAATTTCGATTTGAATAACTTAATTTTGAAACTAAATCAgatctaactaatcaatataaaaatcatatctttaatCAAAgctaaacataaattgaattatttaaatttaaaactatttttttcatttctagaTATTTTACAGAATCGTGTAGATTattcatttccttttattttattttctgatgaataaaattaagcaaatgataGAATTAATCTAAACCTTCTTGGATATTACCAAGCAAGCTTGATTGGAAGCTGAGCATGGATGAACTGAAAAGAGAAAGGGAGCATGGAACCAAACTGGTTTGTGTAAAGTTGAGGGTAAGTTTCATATGGTGGTCATTTTAGTCATTAAGAGTGTAGAGCTCATTTGAAGAATCCGTGAAATAGCATAGTCATTAAGATAGATAAGGTGGTCGTAGGGATTGGTTAGGAGGCTGAAGGAATGAGCTCGAAAAACTTTGTTGAGGGTAGATTGACATAAGTCACGGTTGGCGAGGTCTTTGAGTGAGGCGAAGTTGTGGACTAGGTCATTGAGAGCTCCAAATTAGTTCGTTAAAGCAGTGATGAACGATGAGGGTTTGTAATTGTGGGGTAATAATATGTGAAGCAAACTTTATTTTGGTTCCATCTTTCACCTTTTATTtttccataaacataaaaaaaaactttaacaaatggaaaatataaaaaaaaataaaaaaataaactaagttaaaggaaatggagaagggagaaaAATAGAGGGAGAAACATAAGAgaatgggaaaaagaaaaagaaaaaaaaaaggataaagttaaaagaatataaaagaaaaaaaattaaattgctgaaaacaaaaaaatataaggaccaattgtttaatttaatctttttttttttgaaatgatgatttagcGTGTCAtatcagcttaccattacactgTTAACAATAATTAATGGCTCactgactaaaatgttataacacgATAAAGTAAGTGATTAGAACATGCcgtttcaaacataaataactaaaatataagttGAAATAAATACTACATCTAAACCCTGTTAGAAGTCGTTACTAGAAAAATATGGGATTATCCATTTTGTATTATCAACATTATTTTCTgaggtatttatttaaaaaattttattttacacatctgattttattttttacaattttcaagtGCGAAAATCTGAATTAACTcgaagtttttttatttattttatatttaaaaatttgtaGCTAAACATTTAGAAAAGTGGTATACTCAAATTAAATCGAGAAATTCTTCTCTATGCTCGAGAAAAAAAAATGTGATGTATCAAAACTTTTTAAGGGTGGGTTTTGATGGACGATGTGGTTccttgcggttagtgtaaaaacaataGTGGCGatgagattaaatattataacaatactgtagcgtgagacaaaaaataaccTAAACGCACTACCCATTCAAACTCACACTAAGTTGTATCAATGCCAAAATttctaacattttaattaaaaaaaagtttatatacaCTTTTTTTTCTAAACTCGTCATAATTTAgcattacttaaaaaaatagtGAAAAGTTGTTTTTGAGAAGTGTGATTTAagtttttatgtttattaaaattattgtgaaaaataaataaaatgtctatttatgatataatattgtaaattaaagataaaattagcttaaatgatatttaaattcgCTATTATcatgatatataaaattttaattttaaataattttaagcaattaatatatttttttgtaaaaattaatttgaggatataaatcatattttagatattaaaatcACACATAAACACAAttctaattataaattaataaaacttcAGAAGTAATGGAATAATGGATTTAAATGCAAAATATCTTTCATTTATGGTATTTGTGATACTACCACAATGCCATGTAAACATTATTTTAGTATTAACAAATATTCAGTTTAAATTATagtacaaatataaaaattatggtaATTTATTGTTAATACTGTGAtatataaaacacaaattttaaatatattttaaaattatattatggtaaatttaaatgcataaatttattgtttttcgatttaaaattttaggttaaacacattttggaatttaaatttgacaatttttatcATACTGAGGcctcgatttttttttcaagttaagcTTTCAATTTGACAATTGTTTCCACATTGGGACTTCAGCTtctttttttatccaagttagtCTTTAAAAACCTTAAAGTTCATGCCTTAATATGAGAATAATTACAAAGTTCAGTACCTAGCTTAGATCATAAAATGTTCAGGCCCCAATGTAGAAAAAGTTACCAAGTTCAAGTCTTAAATAGTGATTTAAccccaaaaattatattatttgaatgagCGTTGTTGTCGTGATTAGCCCTGAACTTTTGTGTacttgtaccaaaaaaaaaatttgatacttatactattttattatgtatCAATTTAATCAGATattttatttgtacaaatattatATTGCACATTAAGTGAAAGTTTAGATGGTACTTGAAACATTAACATTTTGGATAATgatattaaattcaaaattttctttcttattctaaaattatgattattttaataaaatatgtgatgaaaatgaaaacCCCTTTTCATAGTTTAATGCTCAACTCGTGGatgaccaaatatatatataaagggtcATAAGCTTAAGTACATGTAACTAGTTAAGCCACAACCCCCTAAAAGTTAAAATACAACATTTCCTTAAATGAGCCAAAGCCCCACCATTGACCTCTAtgggttaatatactatttgatattttaatttagttttaatatttaatttaatttttttttgtctttatcAAGTATTTATGTTCTTTACTAGAACAcacatgtcaaatatttattggaTCTAAACATGTTCATGGGTCAAGTCACCCATCCAGACCCAAAGGCCTACTTAAAAAAGGGAGGGTTTGAACAAAATACGAGGCTTGAAAAATAGGCTTGGTCTTTGGGCAAGAATTTTTGATCCGAGCCTAGCTCAGCCCGAatgttatgttataaaataatattatattaattatatatgttaaataataattatatatatatattaaattaccaATTAAACTTATTGCCCAATACCCTAAAATAAACTTACCCAACCCaa containing:
- the LOC107937657 gene encoding homeobox-leucine zipper protein ROC7 isoform X1 codes for the protein MDGDKPDNALPDEKLDSTQPDETPGSPPSHPLSGYFCNDALQLILNIAAEKDPWFKEHGLHSERILPKFFLMPNATTMSVDLSIDSAILPLPPRDLVSMMTDVKTWASRFSHIVYSGKGEKPSGTSLEILDIQRVTAEFLKPISVVPFSTIEKLTFLRFVKEIRHDMWAVVDLDFDECSERLSRMTIGTSVASKPKVENACRRKPSGVIIAKYDDSKSKVIWIETMEFPIDSDWPFKAYCWISVLKNDYRRMSSDFLSFELGTENEGSRGELLGVFKEMAKNIRIKYVDSIVASADRDGWSGHRQENKEIWLKHKLNSQGPYAGSCIFVAVVKFNVESKTSRPVFSYLREKNLYIDWCHTRITQWTDEVIRVASPDGDTYCITLNKDPFEGYVLQEASTDGFHSFVISSPIKESDFDKNLSKKEWSELLLYPSGFTIVPDMNLCISISLQLMDSTQQDAIKAMQQFHLDLIAEIEQEIFPPKQSGLQIPLSDYFKQAKPDCAYFLKTGRCKFGSKCAFNHPSYVLATTSGVASENDEASSIQEERAEKCSCSATCKGKHPRREDHSQN
- the LOC107937657 gene encoding homeobox-leucine zipper protein ROC7 isoform X2; its protein translation is MDGDKPDNALPDEKLDSTQPDETPGSPPSHPLSGYFCNDALQLILNIAAEKDPWFKEHGLHSERILPKFFLMPNATTMSVDLSIDSAILPLPPRDLVSMMTDVKTWASRFSHIVYSGKGEKPSGTSLEILDIQRVTAEFLKPISVVPFSTIEKLTFLRFVKEIRHDMWAVVDLDFDECSERLSRMTIGTSVASKPKVENACRRKPSGVIIAKYDDSKSKVIWIETMEFPIDSDWPFKAYCWISVLKNDYRRMSSDFLSFELGTENEGSRGELLGVFKEMAKNIRIKYVDSIVASADRDGWSGHRQENKEIWLKHKLNSQGPYAGSCIFVAVVKFNVESKTSRPVFSYLREKNLYIDWCHTRITQWTDEVIRVASPDGDTYCITLNKDPFEGYVLQEASTDGFHSFVISSPIKESDFDKNLSKKEWSELLLYPSGFTIVPDMNLCISISLQLMDSTQQDAIKAMQQFHLDLIAEIEQYFLKTGRCKFGSKCAFNHPSYVLATTSGVASENDEASSIQEERAEKCSCSATCKGKHPRREDHSQN
- the LOC107937657 gene encoding homeobox-leucine zipper protein ROC7 isoform X3, translating into MDGDKPDNALPDEKLDSTQPDETPGSPPSHPLSGYFCNDALQLILNIAAEKDPWFKEHGLHSERILPKFFLMPNATTMSVDLSIDSAILPLPPRDLVSMMTDVKTWASRFSHIVYSGKGEKPSGTSLEILDIQRVTAEFLKPISVVPFSTIEKLTFLRFVKEIRHDMWAVVDLDFDECSERLSRMTIGTSVASKPKVENACRRKPSGVIIAKYDDSKSKVIWIETMEFPIDSDWPFKAYCWISVLKNDYRRMSSDFLSFELGTENEGSRGELLGVFKEMAKNIRIKYVDSIVASADRDGWSGHRQENKEIWLKHKLNSQGPYAGSCIFVAVVKFNVESKTSRPVFSYLREKNLYIDWCHTRITQWTDEVIRVASPDGDTYCITLNKDPFEGYVLQEASTDGFHSFVISSPIKESDFDKNLSKKEWSELLLYPSGFTIVPDMNLCISISLQLMDSTQQDAIKAMQQFHLDLIAEIEQFSVLSENGKMQVWFQVCFQSSKLCFGYNFRCCFRK